aaaaatgttgcttggcatctaaatgaataaagaaaaataaagaactactaaaactaaaataaagctaaataaaaagaaaaatgaataaaaatgacaaaagcataaaaaaacaaactaatataatagtatataaatcattttataaGGGCCCAGCTGCCTGTGATTTAGAGATGCAGACAAGACAACTGCTgggaatgtttatttatttttgcactttaaaaaaaaaaagttatatcatCTCTTGAAGTTAAGGTGTGTTCTTTGTATTAGAAATAATCAAACTGGTGCATGAAGTCAGTAAGATCCTTTGATCTGATGTGAATCAGAGGTCATGTGCTTGAAAGCATTTTGCGTATTTACATTCTGAACAATCCAACAACAAATACATCCCACTTCCGTGCTCAAAACGCTCAGTACAAAACCTAAGAACAGCAGGTGACAATCACACTAAAGATTCTTCAAATCTTTCTGATTTAAAACTTTTTCCGCTTACCTGATCTCTCGGTTTCTAGGAAGTTTTCTCCTCTGGTGATTTGTGTCTTTCAGCTGCGCTGAGCATCACTTTGTTTGTGGATCGTCGTTCCAGGGTGGAGCTTCACACCATAACAACCAAAGTCCCAGGACCAttagctctcacacacacacacacacacacacgtgatgaCCAGCACAAAAACAGCTAGAGAGGACTGGAGTCAGGTTATTaaaccttcaaaaaaaaaaaataataatgataataattaataaataaacacacacacacacacacaaatataaagctCTTTATATAACTACACACACACttcaatttttatataaaaaaaaaaaaatgtatcattacacattaagatgttttactaaagtaacttaatatttttatgcaaataatTTTCAGTGATTCATTTAACTGAAAATGAAACATTCAAATATTAAAACACTAAAACATATACCATGAgttataaaatgctattgttataaaacattttataatattttataatatatatatacagtcgtggccaaaagttttgagaatgacataaatattggaaattgaaaaagttgctgcgtaagtttttataatagcaatttgcatatactccagaatgttatgaagagtgatcagatgaattgcatagtccttctttgccatgaaaatgaacttaatcccaaaaaaacctttccactgcatttcattgctgtcattaaaggacctgctgagatcatttcagtaatcgtcttgttaactcaggtgaggatgttgacgagcacaaggctggagatcattatgtcaggctgattgtgttagaatggcagacttgacatgtcaaaaggagggtgatgcttgaaatcattgttcttccattgttaaccatggtgacctgcaaagaaacgcgtgcagtcatcattgcgttgcataaaaatggcttcacaggcaaggatattgtggctactaagattgcacctaaatcaacaatttataggatcatcaagaacttcaaggaaagaggttcaattcttgtaaagaaggctcctcggggcgtccaagaaagtccagcaagccaaagtcaaagtcaaagtcacctttaattatatagcgctttaaacaaagtaCACTGCGtcgaagcaactgaacaacattcattaggaaaacagtgtcaataatgcaaaaatgatagttaaaggcagttcatcattggattcagttatgtcatctctgttcagttaaatagtgtctgtgcatttatttgcaatcaagtcaacgatatcgctgtagatgaagtgaccccaactaagcaagccagaggcgacagcggcaaggaaccgaaactccatcggtgacagaatggagaaaaaaaccttgggaaacctctgcagaaagtatagtgaatggactgctgaggactggggcaaagtcatattctccgatgaagcccctttccgattgtttggggcatctggaaaaaggcttgtccggagaagaaaaggtgagcgctaccatcagtcctgtgtcatgccaacagtaaagcatcctgacaccattcatgtgtggggttgcttctcatccaagggagtgggctcaatcacaattctgcccaaaaacacagccatgaataaagaatggtaccaaaacaccctccaacagcaacttcttccaacaatccaacaacagtttggtgaagaacaatgcattttccagcacgatggagcaccgtgccataaggcaaaagtgataactaagaggctcggggaccagaatgttgaaattttgggtccatggcctggaaactccccagatcttaatcccattgagaacctgtggtcaatcctcaagaggcgggtggacaaacaaaaacccactaattctgacaaactccaagaagtgattatgaaagaatgggttgctatcagtcaggatttggcccagaagttgattgagagcatgcccagtcgaattgcagaggtcctgaaaaagaagggccaacactgcaaatactgactctttgcataaatgtcatgtaattgtcgataaaagcctttgaaacgtatgaagtgcttgtaattatatttcagtacatcacagaaacaactgaaacaaagatctaaaagcagtttagcagcaaactttttgaaaactaatatttatgtaattctcaaaacttttagccacgactgtatatatgtatgtatatgtatatgtatgtatatatatatatatatatatatataaatatatacagtatataatgtattttttttccttcatgccaataaagtaaaaaagtaaaataatccaGATGTTTAAGACCCATATAAAAGATTGACATTTTTACAGAAAAAGAAACCAAAATCCATAAGTCAAATATCAATTTATACATAAACTAGATCATCATCATGAGGCAAACTgtacaaaatgtttgtttttccctCACAGCATTCACACAAACCCAAGACTTCAGAATCAAGTTTCTGACTTTGACAAAGCAGGAGAGGAAATATTGAAAACACACTGTGCCGTGGAACATTtataatgaagaaaataaaattacCCGTAATGATCTGAGATTTCTCAAGTATATAACATGAGGAATATAGTTAAATTACACCatttcattatatatacacacacacacacacacatacacacacactacagaccAGAACAAACCACTTACAGAGAGTTCAAACCCCTGAGAGAGGAAAGGATAACTTTACTTCACAGTGACTAGAAGCCATAAAATGTCCGTCCTGCCGATCAGATGTTCGCTTTTAGAAACATGTCTGAGACCgtgtttggaaaaataaaaaggggggatattttaaaaaataaattccaGCAACAAATATTTCTgtacaatataaaattaatagaaaaatctatgaaattgttctgaaaaagaaaacacttcATAAGAAATCATGCGTCACATACAAACTATGGCTAgaagaaaatttaaatatatatatatattttttttaaggatggctgtagttgataattttttttttttttacaacattttttttttttaatccaatggAATGTTTTTCCTCACAAATAAATTTCCCTCATATTTTGCATAGACaattaagtatttttaaaacCATTAAGATGAAACAtaataaagcacacacacacacacacagagtttgtGTGCCAGAATGCACAAATAGAAATGATTGTTCCCAACAGCAAAGTACAATAATGAAATGTTTTGAATTAAATAGATCCTTCCTTAGATGTTTGTAAACTCTTAACGTAGTTTCTTCTCATAAATCAGAACTTGATTCGAAGTGTTCAATGTGGCCGTTCGGCAATCGAGAGTCATGGTTTTCATGAAGCAAAGGGGGAAATGGATTGGGGTCATCTCCTGAAGGAGGTAAGGTGCCGAGAGGGGTCAGGTCTATGTCTGTGCTGGCACACGGCATGTATCCCACCTCAGCGTCTGACGGCGACTGGCCGAGCCGCTCCAGGACAAGGGAATGAATGAATCCGATAGGAACAGGAAGAAAGGCGACAATGATGAGCGTGCTCAGGACAGCAAGAGCCCAGTCATGATAAGGCAGATTTTCTTTAGACGCCTGGGAGAAAATTTTGGATAGAGCTATGTTAATTAACTCTGTAAAACCTGACATATGAAATAGcagtcagaaaaataataatagtaataataaaacagaCCGCGCATTGAACCCTtagtcaaaaacaaacaaaccaaaaaaatgcaTGAGTATCATATTTAAACCATCTTTTATGGTTAATATAGTATGATGAAAATGGAGGAAAAAAGAGCTCACAAAAATATTGCAGACACTTATTTATAGACAAAAATTCTGAAAGGTTGTAATCTAAACCAATTGGATCTTTATAACTATAGCAGACTACTtggataaaatgcatataaatattcgtttctatatataatattctatatctcccaataatatgttttagtaagatgatattttaatactttgcattatatgttttgaaaCCACAGAGCTTTGTTCGTAATAATATGCAAAgatgattgagagatgaataAACATTCCTCAATAGCCTGATGATCATATTTGAAACTCGTatttgaacaataaaaaaaaaagatggatcaAGTAACCCAAAATTGCTTAAgttttgaaatattaattaaaaatatataaagatacTCTTacgtttacttaaaaaaaaaaaaaaaaaaatcagattttacaaaaaaaaccccaaaaaaaacaacctaAAAAGTTAATGTGGActtaaaaggcattttaaatgcttaaaaaaaattctaaatagaaACTATTAAACAGACGACATGTAGTATATTGTTCGCAACAGGTTTGATCGTGCGGATCATTCAGAGACATTAGAAATCTGCACATCGAATGATACAGCAGGCTCAATACGGTCAAAGTTTAAAGTAAAGGTTTACTTGCAAGAGCACATGTGTGGTTTTACCTTTTCTCTGTTCCAGGCGGTGTATGTGGGACGCTCTAAGATCATTTTTAGTAGACTGGCACCCAAGAGCCCCAGCATAGCAGCCGGACACACGTATTTCCACAAGTACTTATACACCACCGGAACCGGTCGATCCAACATCTGCCTCAGGTCCTCCAAAAACCTGCATTAAAATACATTGTGTTTATGCACATTAAACCACAAAAAACCACTTGTGTTCGCTCTCAGAGAGTCTGTGATACCTGTCTGCTCCATAAACCCAGGCCACGCTCAAGGTCTGAAAGATGACCACGATGATGAGGGGAAGTGTGGCGGAATAGTCATCAAACATTGTCACAAAGTAGTTTCCACAGCGCTGAGTGAATGTGAGACCGATCAGAAAGCCCAGCGCACAGCTGCATGCTGGGAGAGATGGGGAAAAATAATGATCAGACGGACCAATCACAGGGGTGATGCGTACATGCAAAACACAACAGATTAAAACCAAGAGACGGACATTTCAAAGATAAACCCAAATATACATTAAAAGAGCAACAGAACGGGTGGGAGTGTTACCTGTAAAGAGGAGTTTGTGGTTACGCAGGGTCTCAAAGGTGTCCGTCAGCGGGGTCAGTATTCCTGCCATGGTGCCGAACATGGTGGACAAACCCAGATTGAGCAGCATGAGGAAGAACAGCGCCGACCAGAACGGACTCCCAGGAAACAGCGTCATGGCTTCAGTGAACGCTATGAATGCTAAACCAGTTCCCTCCACaccctgagagagaaagagatcaaACTTTAACAGAGTCATTCTTAACCAAAGAGATACTAGGCAACCGAGCATAACTACAGACATATTCATATTTtagacctagcaaccacccaaaacaaaacaatacccCAGCAACCACCAAAATATTCCAATAgcctagcaaccactcaaaaacaaagcaataccctagcaaccaccaaaacATTCCAatagcctagcaaccacccaaaacattccaataacctagcaaccactcaaaacatTCCAATagtctagcaaccacccaaaacattcCAATAGCCTAGCAACCACATATAATCATATAACATAATACCCCAGCAACCACCCAAAAAAATTCAAGtaacctagcaaccactcaaaatCTAagcaataccctagcaaccaccaaaacATTACAATACcccagcaaccacccaaaacattccaataacctagcaaccactcaaaaaCAAAGCAATACCCCAGCAACCACCAGAATCCTCCAatagcctagcaaccacccaaaacattccaataacctagcaaccactcaaaaaCAAAGCAATACCCCAGCAACCACAAAAACATTCCAAtaacctagcaaccactcaaaatCAAagcaataccctagcaaccacccaaaaactAAGAAAGACTCCCTGGGCAACCACCAAAACATTCAAATAgcctagcaaccactcaaaaacaaagcaataccctagcaaccaccaaaacATTCCAATAGcctggcaaccacccaaaacattcCAATAACCTAGCAAACAATCAAAAACAAAGTAATACCCCAGAAACCACCTAAAACATCACaggaataccctagcaaccacccaaaatatTCCAataataccctagcaaccacccgaaACATCAAGCAATGCAATAGGAAAGAAAGTCTTGcatcactcacattttcttcaggaaatatAAAAGATGTGGTTCTGTTCTGCACCTGTTTCAGCTCATCCTCCAGGCTGCAGGCGGTGATGTTGTACCCGGGGTTACTCAGCTGCTGGCCCTGAGTCCTGTACCAGTGCTCATACTCGTTCAATGAGACGCTCTCCACATCTGATGCATTGATGAGGAGGTCAGGGAGATGAGTGCTGGACATCGCTTCAAACACGGCCTTCACGTTACTGCAACAAACACACAGCTAAACATCATATCGCTTctggaaaatatacataaaggTACTTCAGGCATTATAATATGCATTCCCATTCCCATATGCAGAAGTGcattcacaaataatttttactGACCGTTTAACACACTCTGTGGCAATCGTTTTGGCTCTGAAGCCTAGCACTGCAAACACCACCAGCGAGGCCAGAACAGACGTCATGAAGTTGACTGCA
This genomic stretch from Carassius carassius chromosome 42, fCarCar2.1, whole genome shotgun sequence harbors:
- the LOC132124357 gene encoding sodium-dependent neutral amino acid transporter B(0)AT2-like isoform X2 is translated as MMSEKPPLPVDGQRDASEAGLGVVQEVMQEVARDGWDSKVEYFLAQLGFSVGLGNVWRFPYLCHQNGGGAFILLYVLLMGLVGVPLFFLELAAGQSIRQGSIGVWRHISPKFVGIGYSSCVVCFFVALYYNVIIGWSIFYLGSSFQYPLPWENCPTEGNGTVKECAASSPTVYFWYRKALDITDSIDETGEFNPIITVCLLAAWVIVCLAMYKGIKSTGKVMYFSSVFPYVVLLCFLIRGMTLDGASEGIKFMFYPRLEIWADVQVWRQAATQVFFALGLGFGSVIAYSSFNPRNNNCHRDAFTVSAVNFMTSVLASLVVFAVLGFRAKTIATECVKRNVKAVFEAMSSTHLPDLLINASDVESVSLNEYEHWYRTQGQQLSNPGYNITACSLEDELKQGVEGTGLAFIAFTEAMTLFPGSPFWSALFFLMLLNLGLSTMFGTMAGILTPLTDTFETLRNHKLLFTACSCALGFLIGLTFTQRCGNYFVTMFDDYSATLPLIIVVIFQTLSVAWVYGADRFLEDLRQMLDRPVPVVYKYLWKYVCPAAMLGLLGASLLKMILERPTYTAWNREKASKENLPYHDWALAVLSTLIIVAFLPVPIGFIHSLVLERLGQSPSDAEVGYMPCASTDIDLTPLGTLPPSGDDPNPFPPLLHENHDSRLPNGHIEHFESSSDL
- the LOC132124357 gene encoding sodium-dependent neutral amino acid transporter B(0)AT2-like isoform X1; translation: MTKTTSMMSEKPPLPVDGQRDASEAGLGVVQEVMQEVARDGWDSKVEYFLAQLGFSVGLGNVWRFPYLCHQNGGGAFILLYVLLMGLVGVPLFFLELAAGQSIRQGSIGVWRHISPKFVGIGYSSCVVCFFVALYYNVIIGWSIFYLGSSFQYPLPWENCPTEGNGTVKECAASSPTVYFWYRKALDITDSIDETGEFNPIITVCLLAAWVIVCLAMYKGIKSTGKVMYFSSVFPYVVLLCFLIRGMTLDGASEGIKFMFYPRLEIWADVQVWRQAATQVFFALGLGFGSVIAYSSFNPRNNNCHRDAFTVSAVNFMTSVLASLVVFAVLGFRAKTIATECVKRNVKAVFEAMSSTHLPDLLINASDVESVSLNEYEHWYRTQGQQLSNPGYNITACSLEDELKQGVEGTGLAFIAFTEAMTLFPGSPFWSALFFLMLLNLGLSTMFGTMAGILTPLTDTFETLRNHKLLFTACSCALGFLIGLTFTQRCGNYFVTMFDDYSATLPLIIVVIFQTLSVAWVYGADRFLEDLRQMLDRPVPVVYKYLWKYVCPAAMLGLLGASLLKMILERPTYTAWNREKASKENLPYHDWALAVLSTLIIVAFLPVPIGFIHSLVLERLGQSPSDAEVGYMPCASTDIDLTPLGTLPPSGDDPNPFPPLLHENHDSRLPNGHIEHFESSSDL